In Fusarium fujikuroi IMI 58289 draft genome, chromosome FFUJ_chr02, the genomic stretch CAGGACCCTGCAGTCTCTCGGTGTAGACGCCAAGTTAATCGTTGCGGAAGGATATGGGCATGATTTTGAAACTTCTATGGCGGCAGATCATCCCGATTTCTCAATTGTCCGCGAGTCACACCGCTTTGCGGCAGAGAGAGTCTAGCGTCCGGCCTCATAGTAGCTTGTTATAAACCAAATCAAGACTTGATTATCAATAGAcctatcatcatcaactgcaTCTTTACAAAGTGTCCCTCAATAAACAATAGCCAATGTTTTCTTTACCCAATTAAACATATGACCAGTGTCGGGGCCTGGATCAGCCTTGGCCAGAGTTCATTTGCTTCCAAAAGAATGTCATGGCTATTGGTACAGAAACATTTCGCTCATATTACCGCGGCGTATCGAACATTCAATAGTTGAGTTGCAGTGCTTCCCAACCGAGAGATAAGCGCAGCCAACAACGGTCAAGGCACTGCAAATTCATTTTGATTGTCTAAACTTAGATCCACATTGCACGAGTCCAAACTTGGCCATTCTTGCACCCAAGCTGAAACCTCCTTGTCTTGTGCAACCTAGCCCATAGCCCCACCAAGTAGCCTATCGGCCATCGAGTCCGCCGATACTTACGGTCTATGCATTTCCGTGCGTCAGCAATGTCACAATGCAGAGCTGAGCAGCGCCCGCCTATCCACTTACCTTGAGCACCTGGAACTCTTCAATTCCGGTTCTGCCGCCTTCTCGTCCGAAGCCCGAATGTTTGACTCCACCAAACGGGGCCACAGGGTCGGATATTACACCCGTGTTGACCCCGACCATGCCAGTTTGTAGCATTTCAGTCGTCTTCCACGCCTGGCTAAGCGTGTCGGTGTAGATATAAGCGCCGAGGCCGACGTCCGAGTCATTGGCCATTGCAATCAAATCCTTGTCGTCCTCAAATGAGTAGACAGCAACCACCGGTCCAAACAATTCCTCCTTGCTTGCCTGCATCGAATGTGACATGCCTGTCAGGATCGTAGGCGGGTAATAGTTCTCTTGGTCATCTGCCGATCGCGTTCCACCTAGCACTAGATTCGCTCCTTGCTGGAGAGCGTCCTCTACGAGTCGCTCGACCTTTTTGGTCCACTTGACGTTGATCAGAGGTCCGATGGTTGTGCCAGACGACAGAGGGTCTCCTTTGATAACTTGCTCGTTGATGGTGTCTATCAGCCTATCCACGAATGTGTCCTCAATGCCCTTTTGAATATACACCCTGTTTGGTGATACACATGTCTGTCCCGACCCACGAAATTTGGCTGCCATGAATCCTTTGATAGCTCGGTCCAAATCTGCATCATTGAAAACTTCGTTGTGTTAGTTGATCGGTACATGGAATGTCATGCAGAAGTTTACTTGCCAACAAATGGAGCATTCCCTCCAAGCTCCatcgagagcttcttgagggaATGGCTTGACTGTTGCATCAGAGTCTTGCCAACGGCAGTAGACCCTGTAAAAGACAGCTTCTTAACAGAAGGATGCTCGCAGATGAGCTTTCCAACATCTACAGTATTGCTTTGACTGGTCAAAACATTGATTACGCCAGCAGGAATACCAGCACGATGGCCCAGCTCAGCTAGGGCCAACGCGGAGTATGGTGTCTCGGCCGCTGGCTTAATAACCATACAGCAGCCAGCCGCGAGAGCAGCACCCGCCTTTCGAGTTATCATGGCAGATGGAAAGTTCCAGGGCGTGATTATTCCAGCAACACCGATCGGCTGCTTTATCGTGATAACTTGTGTTCCTCTTGCACTGGCTTGGCCTGAATCTCCGTAGGAGCGGACTGACTCACCTTCAAACCATTCGAGGAAACTGGCTGCATACTTAATCTCAGCATGGGCTGCCCCAATCGGTCTTCCATTCTCAAGACTCAGAATCGTGGCAAGGTCTTTCTCATGTTCTTGCATAAGCTCAAACCAGTCCTTCAAGATTCTTTTGCGCTCTCGAGGTGAGGAATGCTGGAAATCCTCAAATGCCTTTTCAGCGAAATTaattgcttcttctgttccCGAATTATCACTGTAAGGAGCAGCTTTGTCAGCACTGCCTCAATCGGATGTAAATCGAGTAAGAGTGGAGGATAAATTACAGGTCGGGGCATGAGCCCAGGTATTCTTTTGAAAATGGGTTGAAGACCGAGAACCGTGAGTTAGCACCGGCCTCGGTCCATTGCCCGTTAATGTAGGCCTTTTCTCTAAACAACGCTGGGTCTCGTAACAGAGACTTGACCCGTGTTGGGTTTGTTAAGCGGAATTCTTTACGGGAGGAGAAATGATTACTCTACCGTTGAGCTTGACACAGTGGCCATCATTCGTGTTGTTCGCCAGCAACAGTTTGAGATTGCTAAAGGATAGTTTTTGATGAAACAGGGTCGCAGCATCATAAGAGTACCAGGATGGGTTTTGGACATCGAAATTAAGGCATTGACAATATAAAGACAAGTCTACGGTCGTATGCAAAGAGGCTCTGGTTTTATTTGCATCAGGACAACGTCGTCTAGACAGAAacttagtaatataaatagcCACGGGTTGAGTTTTGACTTTCCGTCCTTGTTCAAAGTTACCTTCGGTTATCAAAGTTACTAAGAGGTACAGTACGTAAACTCAAAGCCGGTCTGCCGAGGCCTCGCGATAAAGTATGGGCCGACGTTACGCGTTATAATTGCTGTAAAAGACCACACTTATCGGCAAGGTCATTAACACAAGGTTTCAATACTTTGACATAAACACAAATATCGATGTTTATCAATAAACTACTTGTTCCGTCTTTATCTCGAAGGATTGGATAACGAGACGTTATCTGAATCTTCAACATGAACTTATCGAGAAACATTCCGAGGCTCGTTGGCAAGGTTGCTATCGTCACTGGTACGTCCTATAAAAAAGCAAACCTCTGATTTCATTTGCTCTGTATGTTTCCAGTCGCTGACTTTTGAAAGGCGGTGGCTCTGGCTATGGAGAGGGCATCGCCAAGAGATTCGCCCAAGAAGGAGCCAAAGTTCTGATTACCGACCTAAACAAGCGGGGTGGAGAGAGAGTGGTAGAGACCGACCATGACtctatttctttcttgaAAGCAGATGTTGGACTTCAAGAAGACTGGAGAAAGGTTATTGAGACTGCTAAATCTCGATACGGGCGGCTCGATTGTCTCGTGAACAATGCTGGCGTCACATATCACAACAAGGTAAGTGACCATCCAAACGATGAAGTTCAAACTGACgttctatttttatagccCACATCTTCTGTGACCGAAGAGGACTTTGATAGGTGTTTCCGAGTCAACGTCAAGGGCGTATTCTTTGGCTCACAGGCCTTTCTTCCGGAGCTGATCAAACAAGGCGAAGGTGGGACTATGATTAACGTGGCGTCAGTTGGTGCTACGAGACCCCGGCCAGGCCTCGTCTGGTATAATGCTTCCAAAGGTGCAATCTGGAACGTAAGTTATAATATGAGCCAGCGAACCTTCATCAGGGACGTATTCCACGTAGTAACTTGAGCATAGGCAACTAAGGGCTTGGCTGCGGAATATGGCGCACACAATATCCGCATCAACTCGGTCTGTACCCTTCTTGGCGGAACTGGCTTGTAAGATACTGTTGATTATTCTTTAAACACAAGCTTTGACTGACTTTGCCTAAAGATTTGAAGCTTTCTCTGGACAGTGAGACACGCCGGCTAATAGGGAAAGATTCATCGCCAATGTACCATTACAGCGGCTTTGCAAGCCAGAGGATGTTGCTGGCGCTTGCTTGTTCCTTGCGTCGGACGACGGCAAATTTATTACTGGTATCAATATGGAGGTTGATGGAGGCAGAGCCATCTGAAGAAAACGTATCTTCCAGAGGTAGTATGGTCTGTGAGTTGTAATCGAGCTCGGTCGTTATATTTGGCTTTCGTAACTTTCTTAATGAACTCGCAATGAACTTCTGATCTCTAAATACCTACCATCTGCTTGCTAAACAAACAGAACGTGAATGATCTGGTATAGGAATAacttaaagcttataaagtaatatttctcaatatatctataaagttCATTTTTCATCTGATTAGCTGAAACTACCAAAGACCTTGTGTGCAAGGTTATTGAGTGTTGTTCGCTGCTTTAAGCTCTTAACCACACGTCTTAACTTTAAACAATATCTCTATTTGTTTTTAAGTTTACATATCAgctttaaaaggtatttaaaaATCCCCAAAGTCCACTATAATTTAAACGTTCATTACCTCCCAGGTGgtaaagctttattaagttaatatcaTTAAGTTAGCTGCCTCAATTGCGACCTGAACCTAGATGCACTCAATTCAGCTGGCCGAAatctaaaataatatctttatataatgGAGGTTACTATGTTTTGAAAGCATAAAAGGCCCCTGTGGAGTTACTAACACAAGTCTTGGTTACCTAGTGGATACTAAGCGGCAGGATACATTTGAAAATGCCTTCAGCCTATCAACTTGTTTCAACTTACTGAAGTTTGCATGCTCCGATTTATGATATTAGTTGGCCATTTGGTCAAAAATAGCAAACGTAGAGGCGCTTTTGCTGGTAACGAGGAGGGTGAATGACAAAGGAAAGATAAAGCACGCGTTCACAACTGTTTGTGACTTGGGCGTGGACATTCATCCGGTTGAAATGGGGAAGAGTATTTTACCACGGTATGGATATGAATGGCGTGGAAAACAAGCGGGAGACAGATAAACACTTGAAAGTGGACATAGGCATGCGACATTGAAGAATACAAGACCAGGGTAACAGCCTAGCCGATATACGTAAAACTCATCTTTCAGTTGAATTAGAGCTCGAAGATCGGTATACGGTCCCACTCTTGCTATTCTTAACACAGGCTACAGCTAATGCCATGCTTGGTCATTATGAATGACAAGCCTCGGGGACCAAAGGCCCGCGGGTCCGGGTCGTTCCATAACAGCTCAACAATGCGTGCTCCCGTCTTTACTGCACCAGGCGTCCCTGACGCCCTTGCTTTAAAACCTGCCCTGAAACCCGCAACATGCTTCTCACTTCGTGCACAAGAACCCATAATGACACCTGGCCAGAGAAGCATACGTCGATATGGTGATTCGCTGACAAACAGGTTATAGAAGTTGGGCATTATCTGGTCAATCCGTTCTTCAATCTCAAACATCAGTTCCGGATCGGCAAGCATGTTCCGTTGAAATGCCGACTTCAGATATACGATTAACGCGTTTTGATAAATCATTGTCGCACCTGCACGCTCTTTATAAGGCCGGAGACCATTGCTTTCATCACCGGCTTCGTCAACACTATGTAATTTTTGCAGCAAGGAGTCATACTCCTTTGACAAAGCCGTTGGCCTCTTGGGGTTTTGTTGCTCCTCGTTGCGTCGAGCCTCAACAAGCTTTGAAACTCTTGGCACCAGCTCGAATATCTGCTTTCCGAAACCAAGCAGGTATCCTTGAGATTTATACCCGTCAAGGACATCAAGCGAATGTACGGAAGGGTCGATCTCGACAAACTCATTCGATGTAAGGCTGCGAGGAGTAATTGCGAGCTTGATTGTGTGATATGCGTATAGCTCGAGGATGAACCCTCTCAAGTTCCGCAACTCATCAGGAGCATTGGAGTCACTTGTGAGGAGTTTAATGTACTCCTGGCTGGCTTTGAGGTGGTGATAGATTGAGCTGCGGGAGCTGCCCTGAACGTGCTAGATTGTCCTGTTAATGTTTGGTATCAAGACTCGACCGATTTCACTCACATCAAATACGCAGAGGAGCAGTAGAATAAGCAGGACACGGGAAGGAGTTGGTGGCGTTATGTCAGCTTCTGGTGCATATATGGTCTGTCCAGTTCGATAGTACAGAAGCTTCTGTATTCCAGACAGCACGTTGGCATAATGGCTACGAGCAGCTACCTCTAAGCCACGGGCGCCTTTATGACTAGATGACGTATCGTTAACGACGACGTGAGCTCCTCCAATGGCGAGGACACAATTGAGCACCAGCGCATCATGTGACGCCAGCGGCAGCAAGTACTGTATAAATGGGTTCCCGTCCAGGCTTGGTCCACGTGTCAGCATCTCGGCCGTGACGCTGATGTAGTGCTGATAGAGTCTCCGGGAGTTATCGCTTAGATAGGCGAGATTTCCATATGCTGGAGCGGCTCTTAGAGATGAAGTGGCTGCAGCTCTTAATCCTGATTGAACGCTGGGAACACCATATGCCGTAAGGCTGACGTTTTGTGGTGGGTTGGAACTGCTAGCTCGTGTTGTGTTGACGCTGAGCTGCATGTCTGGTTGTTGCTTTTCTTCCGTCCTTGGCCAGGTGCAGTCTTGCTGAGACCTCTCACACGCTGTGCATATTGGTTTAACCTCGTCGCACTTCTTACGTTTTGTGCGACAAGTAAGGCATCCATTCTTTGAACGTGGATGTTTTCGACGCCATTTCTTTGGGAACGGCGCGCCGCGATATGGAAAAACCTCCTGTTCTTCCATTATGATAGTTGCAAACGAGTTTCCAAGCAAACAGACTATCCTACCTTCACATATGCGTTGATATAAGAAAGTCCTGGTTACGCCCTTCCGGCATCGTCATCCTTATAGGGCTGAGCAAAAGGAGCTACAACTGATACTACGTCGTAAGCACAACTATACTCATTCGACGTTAGCGTAGGAGCGATCCTCTATCTGAGCGCTTATCTAAACGCCGTGTGCTGTGGGTCCACAGTGGCCAGCACGCCAGTCAATGGGTCATAATCCGTACACATGGAATGTATAGTTAGGAGTGAGGTTTTCGTCACGGGTAATATAGTAGATATTGAATCACTATACATAGGTCTATCAGCCTTGTATGCCTATCCATTCGTTGTGTCCCTGGCACTGGTTGGGTCTCGGCATGTAATATCCAAAGTGCTTGTGTCAATGTTCTGACAGTCGTAGACCGGTGGCTTCTTGCTTGGAACCTGGACTCTGATATCCTCAGCCACGATATTACTGCAACGCTGAAAGAAGGTTAGTCAAATCCACAGTGTATTTAGCAATGAGTTCTTACATCGGGTGCACTGCAAACGAGAGTTCCAGCTCGTGGGTCGTATTTGGTTGAAACTGTTCCCCAGAAGTTCTTCATCGTGACATCCTCAATAGTCAGGTTTGCCTGGTATTATGTCAGCGACAGGTAGTTTACATGTGCCTGTTGAACTTACAGGGAACTCGTTGCACAGAGTCTGATTCTTCTGACCATAACACTGAGTAATGGTGATAGCGTTGTCGTTATTCTCGTGGTAGAAGGTATCGTATGTCACGTTTCTGACACGGCCGagaccgccgccgccgttCAGAAGATCCTGGAAGGCAGTCTCAACGCCAGGCCAGACCTTGATTCGAGCACCATCGCTGGCATTAGACATGGAGATGTTGTAGATGTAAAGATTCTCCACGATGTCGGTCTCGCCTTTGTACTGGCCCAGGGAACCAACACTAATACCATGAGAGCCATTGCACACGAGGTTCTGAACAACCACGTTTGTACTGTTTGGCTTGAATGATACGCAATCTGCGGCTGTGAGAATGTGACCATGAGGTCCTGGATTGGGAACGTACCGTCTGTGTTGTTGATAACAGAGTCTTGGATGACGATGCGGTCGGAACGGTAAGTATCCCAACCATCAGAGTTGGCGATTTTGACCCCATTCAAGCTCTTGGCTTCAAGATCCAAATCACTGATCAACACGTcagtgctgttgatgataaTGTTGAACCACTGATTTCTGTGAGCTTGGTACTGTGCCGGATGTGACTGAGACTTACGTTGGGTGGGTTGCGCATTCGCAGGTTTGACATGGTGAGGCCATGTGCGTCCTCAATCGTCAACAGGATTGGTCTGAGTAACTTGGCAACAATTAGTATTGATGGTAAGCAGAGGAGTGCTAGAGTGCATCACGACTCACAGTCTTGTTGACAGCCATCTCTTCCCAGTAAGCTTGCCCATGGCCATCAAGCACAGACTCTCCCTTTGTCAGATCACCGTAAATATGGATATCCTTGCCACCAATCTTCCAGAACGAGGACATGTTCTGGAAGTCATACTTGAAGCTGTGGTCTGCCCAGTAGTAGGGATCGGACTTGAAGTTGACCTCTCCAGTAATGATAACGTCGACATGAGCGAGCCATGTCAAGTCAAGTGGCGAGGCAATGCTGTACTTTTGGTCAAGAACAATTGTGCCTCCTTTGTTGCACTTCTTGAACGCTTTCAAGATGCTAGGAGCATCGTCGAcattcttgcccttgcccgCGTTGACATAACAGAAATCCTTGCGAGATCGTGCGGGAGAGGCAGGAAAGGCCTTCCCTGTACCATAAGGGGCAGCTTCAACATGGGGCCTCTTGGGTAATGCCGAGTTGCGAGACGAGGTGCCAACAACTGATGACACAAGAGCAGACACGGCGACCGCCGAAACAAGGTTATTGAACAACATGTTGACTATTGAATGACTTGCTGATACGGAAACATATTATCAACGCCATACTCGcgtctttatattaattatgcCAGACCGTTCACTATCTTGGATAGTGGACGTGTCATTGGTGGAAGAACTCTATCTGATATTCTGGCAAAGTTCAGGTGAGATCCACCGGCACTAATCGATATCGTTCCCAAACCACGCGCTTTACCCCACGATGCCATTTACTTAAATTGCGGGGTAGGATTCAATGTCGCTTTCTCCGCAAATTGGCCAATGGGCATCATTACCAAGCTTTTAAGTTTCCCCTTGCTACTGGTTCATTTCCGGAGATCCCCCAATCCCCCCAAACTACTCCGTACCCCAAGATTGAACAAGCCGGGTTGCCAGCTTGGCAGCCAATTATCAATGTCTTCTGCCTCGGTTGAGTCGGATGTTCTGGGCATTAATTACGTTGAATATGACAGACTTTCCTTGTTGAATTCATATGTTTGTCTACAGTCAGACGTGTTCCTAGTCTCGAGTCCCTGAACAATGCTAAATACCCCCAACTCGTCATCTTCCACCAGGGTTCATGATGATTATATAAAGTCCCCCAACTGCCAAGGTCACAATACGTTCATTATTGTTTCTTAAAGAGACTGAACGGGAGCTTGCGGAAAGCTTTGAAATTATCTAGGGGCACTACTAGAACATGTCGCGAACACAGACTCCCAGGTGGAGTAAAATGCCGCTTACGTATGCTACTCAAGCTCTCTTGACAACATGCTTTGATAAAAATGGGTTTCCGATAAATAGTCTACACGACGCACCTGCGTATGGATAAGAAGTTTATGATTGTACGGCGAGTATCTATTAAGTACAGAGCAATGCTGTGTTCCTTGACTGTTGATCCGCAGAATTCGCTTCATGGACATACACAGGGGCATCAGGATGAGCAAGTCTTATGTAGACATAGGCAAGCAATATCTTCGGGAGAGGGATTCGATACACTTGTTCATTGTCTTGAGTATATTTGAGTTGGAGAAAGTGTAGCTACATACCTATGCAAGGTTATCTCCAATCTGTGCTCTAACATGGGAGGGCAAGCGAGTTGGATTAGATTGTATCAGAATTCAAGCAGTTAAGTTCTCATGTAGAGGACCATTAGTTAGTCCATCCGTTAACCGAAAGGAACCTACTTAGTACGCTCATGTTGGTCTTTATCGCCTACTAATCACTACTTGCACACCGGAATGATCGCGTGGCCTCGAGTGCATATTATGTACGCCTGCTATCTTCAGCTGTCTTCGAACATCAGTACTATGATTTTCAATCACCGGTGTCGTAGTAGTCTCGCGTTATGAGCTCCAGAGTCGTGAATACATCTCTGGAAGGAGATAAATACATTAGCATCTTTTGATATCTACAACTTCGTAGTTGGTGGGAAGATTGTATCTTTCTACTTACTGGCTTGATAATACAGGGTTTGTTTCTATATGTACATGGATACGCATTTTGAGCTGGCGGGAGTCGACTTGTTTGGGAGATATCAGCTTATGACTTTATTGTTAGATTGGACTTGTAGATGGTTTAAGCTTTTTGGATTGTTCCTTAACACAAAGGTGATTTCAATCTCTGTTTATATGAATATCGGATTGTTGTCAGAGTTATCTACACAGATGCTCTGGAGCAATCTATGTTATGTGGACTATTGGGATTTGTCTTTACAATACACTTAACTTGTATATGATTCACAGCGTtgaggtttttttttaactaCGCATGGGTGGTATTGTACATTAGAACGGGGCATGTTATAACTGATGAGGATACAGTGGTTGGTCTAGCCATTACAGTTCCTCCTGTTCCAGCAATTCTGCTAACTCAGTTGACGAGATAAAAGAGGCCCTTCGCCTCTTAAGTTGAACTTTAGGCGGCAGTCAAGTTAATGACTCGAAGTGATATCGCTTCTAAAGCAGTAAGTTCGGGACATCCATGGCTACTGTTGCCCAGATCCATCCTCGTCATGTTCATAACTGGCCTAGTACAGATCCGGCATACAAAACCCTGAGACTATAGCTCATGAGGTGAGAGGAAGGAACAGGCAGAATTATGCTGTTCACCAATATATCACGGTAGAGATTGATTAGTGCCAATACGGTTGGTAGTGTTATGGCGGTTGCGTGCAGTGTCAAGCTAGGCACACAAGGTCTGGCCCGTGACGCAACTCATTCTTCCTTTAAgacttttctcttctcacaTTTCAATCTCTCAGCTC encodes the following:
- a CDS encoding related to exopolygalacturonase, which produces MLFNNLVSAVAVSALVSSVVGTSSRNSALPKRPHVEAAPYGTGKAFPASPARSRKDFCYVNAGKGKNVDDAPSILKAFKKCNKGGTIVLDQKYSIASPLDLTWLAHVDVIITGEVNFKSDPYYWADHSFKYDFQNMSSFWKIGGKDIHIYGDLTKGESVLDGHGQAYWEEMAVNKTLLRPILLTIEDAHGLTMSNLRMRNPPNWFNIIINSTDVLISDLDLEAKSLNGVKIANSDGWDTYRSDRIVIQDSVINNTDDCVSFKPNSTNVVVQNLVCNGSHGISVGSLGQYKGETDIVENLYIYNISMSNASDGARIKVWPGVETAFQDLLNGGGGLGRVRNVTYDTFYHENNDNAITITQCYGQKNQTLCNEFPANLTIEDVTMKNFWGTVSTKYDPRAGTLVCSAPDRCSNIVAEDIRVQVPSKKPPVYDCQNIDTSTLDITCRDPTSARDTTNG
- a CDS encoding related to succinate-semialdehyde dehydrogenase, with product MATVSSSTSLLRDPALFREKAYINGQWTEAGANSRFSVFNPFSKEYLGSCPDLDNSGTEEAINFAEKAFEDFQHSSPRERKRILKDWFELMQEHEKDLATILSLENGRPIGAAHAEIKYAASFLEWFEGESVRSYGDSGQASARGTQVITIKQPIGVAGIITPWNFPSAMITRKAGAALAAGCCMVIKPAAETPYSALALAELGHRAGIPAGVINVLTSQSNTVDVGKLICEHPSVKKLSFTGSTAVGKTLMQQSSHSLKKLSMELGGNAPFVGKVYIQKGIEDTFVDRLIDTINEQVIKGDPLSSGTTIGPLINVKWTKKVERLVEDALQQGANLVLGGTRSADDQENYYPPTILTGMSHSMQASKEELFGPVVAVYSFEDDKDLIAMANDSDVGLGAYIYTDTLSQAWKTTEMLQTGMVGVNTGVISDPVAPFGGVKHSGFGREGGRTGIEEFQVLKTVSIGGLDGR
- a CDS encoding related to short-chain alcohol dehydrogenase; translation: MNLSRNIPRLVGKVAIVTGGGSGYGEGIAKRFAQEGAKVLITDLNKRGGERVVETDHDSISFLKADVGLQEDWRKVIETAKSRYGRLDCLVNNAGVTYHNKPTSSVTEEDFDRCFRVNVKGVFFGSQAFLPELIKQGEGGTMINVASVGATRPRPGLVWYNASKGAIWNATKGLAAEYGAHNIRINSVCTLLGGTGLFIANVPLQRLCKPEDVAGACLFLASDDGKFITGINMEVDGGRAI